Proteins encoded together in one Coffea arabica cultivar ET-39 chromosome 2c, Coffea Arabica ET-39 HiFi, whole genome shotgun sequence window:
- the LOC113725756 gene encoding glycine-rich RNA-binding protein RZ1C-like isoform X2: protein MQICCSADSSIHVMLERDTGRPRGFGFLTFADRRAMDDAIREMHGREFGDRVISVNKAQPKMGGDDSDHGYGGGYSSGGRGSYGGGDRSVGQDDCFKCGRPGHWARDCPSAVGGRGLRPMSPPRSRFGGRGDRYGGDRDRFIDDRYDRGRHGDRERFDSRDDRYASRGRYVGDRYPPGGDRFVADRFGGSDRFPQNGYGKDRGYDRDEGPRGSSDRYGVGGPARYDGRSYRDRPGPYDRPRRGGRPPSFDRY, encoded by the exons ATGCAAATCTGCTGTTCTGCGGATTCTTCTATACAT GTCATGCTGGAAAGAGATACTGGCCGCCCCCGTGGATTTGGGTTTCTGACTTTTGCAGATCGCCGTGCAATGGATGATGCAATCAGGGAAATGCATGGTAGGGAATTTGGTGATCGTGTCATCTCAGTCAACAAGGCACAACCTAAAATGGGGGGTGATGATTCAGATCATGGCTATGGTGGGGGTTATTCATCAGGTGGCAGGGGCAGCTATGGTGGAGGAGATAGGTCAGTTGGACAAGATGATTGCTTCAAGTGCGGTCGTCCTGGGCACTGGGCCCGAGATTGCCCCTCGGCAGTTGGTGGCCGTGGTCTACGTCCAATGTCACCACCGCGTTCTAGGTTTGGTGGTCGTGGAGACCGCTATGGAGGTGACCGTGATCGTTTCATAGATGATAGGTATGATAGAGGACGTCATGGAGACAGGGAACGTTTTGACAGCAGAGATGACCGCTATGCGAGTAGGGGTCGGTATGTTGGTGACAG GTATCCTCCTGGTGGAGACCGATTTGTGGCTGATAGGTTTGGGGGTTCAGACCGCTTTCCTCAAAATGGGTATGGGAAAGACAGAGGATATGATAGGGATGAAGGTCCTAGAGGTAGTAGTGACAGATATGGAGTTGGAGGGCCAGCACGTTACGATGGAAGAAGCTACAGAGACAGGCCAGGTCCTTATGACCGCCCTAGGAGGGGTGGACGGCCCCCTTCCTTTGATCGTTATTGA